From a region of the Methanolinea sp. genome:
- a CDS encoding MFS transporter has protein sequence MVSLALLRRNAALQLIILMGVVSLLGDIVYEGGRSVTGPFLLSLGASAFMVALVSGVGEFLGYTSRIVSGFFSDRARSYWAFVTTGYLMIGAIPLLVFANSWEVAALLLVLERLGKGIRSPAKDTILSYAAHNIGRGWGFGIHEAMDQIGAVAGPLIFAASIAVYGGYKTGFALLVVPFLLLVATLAIAFRKVPDPESFEGSSSRMVIKEQHRIPRLLLPYGTFTAFTMAGFAVFPLIAFHYKAASIVPEAQIPVFYAIAMAADALFALLIGRFYDRRGMGGLLVIPLANIFVVLLAFSSSYSLALAGAVLWGISMGGQETILRAALADLTSVKRRGTVYGIFNTLYGAAWFTGSLVLGWLYEMDIRILVGYSVLMQVTALGAFVWLTNTLKHETETH, from the coding sequence ATGGTCTCCCTAGCCCTGCTCAGGCGGAATGCGGCTCTCCAGTTAATCATCCTCATGGGGGTAGTCAGCCTCCTTGGTGACATCGTCTATGAAGGCGGCAGGAGCGTGACCGGTCCGTTCCTTCTCTCCCTTGGCGCCTCGGCGTTTATGGTAGCCCTTGTCTCGGGGGTTGGGGAATTCCTGGGGTATACGTCACGGATCGTATCCGGATTTTTCTCCGACCGGGCCCGATCATATTGGGCATTTGTCACCACCGGCTACCTCATGATCGGGGCAATACCGCTCCTTGTTTTTGCCAACTCATGGGAAGTCGCAGCCCTGCTCCTTGTCCTCGAGCGATTGGGAAAAGGCATCCGTTCTCCTGCGAAAGATACGATCCTCTCGTATGCCGCACATAACATCGGCCGGGGCTGGGGATTCGGTATCCACGAAGCAATGGACCAGATCGGCGCGGTGGCAGGACCTCTTATCTTTGCCGCATCGATCGCGGTATATGGAGGATATAAAACCGGTTTTGCCCTCCTCGTGGTTCCCTTTCTACTGCTCGTTGCAACCCTTGCTATCGCATTCCGGAAGGTTCCTGACCCAGAATCGTTTGAAGGGTCTTCTTCTCGAATGGTAATCAAGGAACAGCACCGTATACCCCGTCTCCTGCTCCCCTACGGGACGTTCACGGCTTTCACAATGGCAGGGTTTGCGGTCTTCCCACTGATTGCATTCCATTACAAGGCGGCATCGATTGTCCCGGAGGCGCAAATCCCGGTTTTCTATGCGATCGCGATGGCTGCAGATGCCCTTTTTGCCCTTCTTATCGGCAGGTTCTATGACCGGCGAGGCATGGGGGGTCTTCTTGTGATCCCGCTCGCGAATATCTTCGTGGTGTTGCTTGCATTTTCCAGCAGTTATTCTCTCGCCCTTGCGGGAGCGGTACTATGGGGCATATCGATGGGGGGGCAGGAGACGATCCTGCGGGCTGCCCTTGCAGATCTCACCTCAGTAAAGAGACGGGGAACGGTATACGGGATCTTCAATACCCTGTATGGCGCGGCATGGTTCACCGGTAGCCTGGTGCTCGGATGGCTCTATGAAATGGATATCCGTATCCTCGTTGGGTATTCAGTCCTCATGCAGGTTACAGCCCTGGGGGCATTTGTCTGGCTCACAAATACCCTCAAGCATGAGACGGAGACCCATTGA
- a CDS encoding HDIG domain-containing protein, whose product MPDGDAYYDEMLRAAGCSLRVIAHCHEVRDLALEFCDQSQVADRALVNAGALLHDIGRGISPAISHAQDGAVWCRDNGIPEEIVRIVERHTGAGLTADECTLLRLLPVDCMPETIEEKIVASADNLVKGGQRISIHDRLAASLYLDKMVRYRIYRLWLETEQFRRS is encoded by the coding sequence ATGCCTGACGGGGATGCGTACTATGACGAGATGCTCCGTGCGGCCGGGTGCAGCTTACGGGTGATTGCACACTGCCACGAGGTCAGAGATCTTGCGCTCGAGTTCTGTGACCAGTCACAGGTAGCCGACAGGGCCCTTGTCAATGCTGGGGCGCTGCTCCATGATATCGGCAGGGGCATTTCCCCTGCCATCTCCCATGCACAGGACGGGGCGGTCTGGTGCCGGGATAACGGGATCCCCGAAGAGATCGTGCGGATCGTCGAGCGGCACACCGGCGCCGGGCTTACCGCTGATGAATGTACCCTGCTTCGGCTCCTTCCGGTGGACTGCATGCCAGAGACTATCGAGGAGAAGATCGTGGCCAGTGCTGATAACCTGGTCAAGGGAGGGCAAAGGATATCCATCCACGACAGGCTCGCGGCATCGCTGTACCTTGACAAAATGGTCAGGTACCGTATCTACCGGTTATGGCTTGAGACGGAGCAGTTCAGGCGTTCGTGA
- a CDS encoding HEAT repeat domain-containing protein: MAEENKEISKNIDEDLEKVLEFMKSRLDVVPDYIKLLQHGDLLERTKSADALGEIGDVSAVPALIEALDDESAEIRYLATKSLGKLKDKRAVDPLIHVLTSEDKWVRHGAAKALGLIGDPKAVDALIPLLKDRYHDVRAHAAWALGELGDPRAIESITPLLKDEKTDVRKESEKALEKLRSKKV, from the coding sequence ATGGCTGAGGAGAATAAGGAAATATCAAAAAACATCGATGAAGATCTTGAAAAAGTCCTGGAATTCATGAAATCGAGGCTGGATGTAGTCCCGGATTACATTAAACTACTTCAGCATGGCGATCTCCTTGAACGTACAAAGTCTGCTGATGCACTCGGTGAGATCGGGGATGTCAGTGCAGTTCCTGCTCTTATTGAAGCGCTGGACGATGAATCAGCCGAGATCCGATACCTGGCAACCAAATCTCTTGGAAAGCTGAAGGATAAACGCGCAGTAGATCCTCTCATCCATGTTCTGACCTCCGAGGACAAATGGGTTCGCCATGGTGCTGCAAAAGCTCTTGGATTGATCGGTGATCCCAAGGCGGTTGATGCACTCATCCCTCTCCTCAAGGACCGTTACCACGATGTCCGTGCGCATGCTGCCTGGGCACTGGGTGAGCTCGGGGACCCGCGGGCGATTGAATCCATTACCCCGTTGCTGAAAGATGAAAAAACCGATGTGCGGAAAGAGTCAGAAAAAGCCCTTGAAAAATTAAGATCTAAGAAAGTGTAA
- a CDS encoding UPF0280 family protein, translating to MIRCRFHLRETIATILADEQGHIAAAREGIISARQELERYAIGDPFFLSTLEPYPVRTGIGVVDRMAEAGESAGVGPMAAVAGAIAWAGVEAMQEAGALFGVVDNGGDIVLVTDREVTIGIHAGASPLSDKLGFVIGPDPVIRGICTSSATVGHSLSFGIADSVTVFSRNPARADAWATAVCNRIRPGDTSVFSTLDPDQVDGVFAIIGEQAFRWGRIPDPVRVRDRRDLISGGLL from the coding sequence ATGATCCGGTGCCGGTTCCACCTCAGGGAGACCATCGCGACCATTCTTGCCGATGAGCAGGGGCATATCGCCGCTGCACGGGAAGGGATCATCTCCGCCCGCCAGGAGCTTGAACGCTATGCTATCGGCGATCCCTTTTTTCTCTCGACTCTCGAACCCTATCCGGTTAGAACCGGGATTGGTGTCGTGGATCGTATGGCAGAAGCGGGAGAGTCCGCAGGAGTCGGCCCGATGGCCGCGGTTGCCGGGGCTATTGCGTGGGCAGGGGTTGAGGCGATGCAGGAGGCCGGTGCGCTCTTTGGGGTGGTCGATAACGGTGGAGATATCGTCCTTGTCACAGACCGGGAGGTTACCATCGGAATCCATGCGGGGGCTTCACCCCTGTCTGACAAGCTGGGCTTCGTCATCGGCCCGGACCCTGTCATTCGCGGCATCTGCACCTCATCAGCAACAGTTGGGCATTCCCTCTCGTTCGGGATTGCCGATTCGGTCACGGTCTTTTCCCGGAACCCTGCCCGTGCCGATGCATGGGCCACTGCCGTCTGCAACCGGATCAGACCCGGCGACACTTCGGTTTTCAGCACTCTCGATCCCGATCAGGTAGACGGAGTCTTCGCAATCATTGGCGAACAGGCCTTCCGGTGGGGACGGATTCCGGATCCGGTACGGGTGCGTGACCGCCGCGATCTCATATCCGGGGGCCTGCTCTGA
- a CDS encoding tRNA (cytidine(56)-2'-O)-methyltransferase yields MAHLAVLRIGHRPERDQRVTTHVGLAARAFGADGMYLAANDRGVVESITDVVNRWGGGFFVRDHISWKRCIREWKEAGGVVVHLTMYGERIQDREEEIRSHNRVLVVVGAEKVPGEIYGLADYNIAVTGQPHSEISSLAVFLDRFFQGTELCSEFPGARIRVVPSRDMKCTEERWD; encoded by the coding sequence ATGGCGCACCTGGCAGTCCTCAGGATTGGACACCGGCCGGAACGCGACCAGCGGGTCACCACCCATGTCGGGCTCGCCGCCCGGGCATTCGGCGCAGACGGGATGTACCTTGCCGCCAACGACCGAGGAGTGGTAGAGAGCATTACCGATGTCGTCAATCGTTGGGGCGGTGGTTTTTTCGTCAGGGACCACATCTCCTGGAAAAGGTGCATCCGGGAATGGAAAGAAGCCGGTGGCGTGGTTGTCCACCTGACCATGTACGGCGAACGTATCCAGGACCGTGAAGAGGAGATCCGTTCCCATAACCGCGTTCTCGTTGTTGTCGGGGCGGAAAAGGTGCCCGGTGAGATCTACGGTCTTGCCGATTACAACATCGCGGTAACCGGCCAGCCTCATTCTGAGATATCGAGCCTTGCGGTTTTTCTGGACCGGTTCTTCCAGGGAACGGAACTCTGTTCAGAATTCCCGGGTGCACGGATCCGGGTTGTCCCGAGCAGGGACATGAAGTGTACCGAGGAACGATGGGATTGA
- a CDS encoding 4Fe-4S binding protein: MKLIVTFSRKAGKKPIIAQVVRDTGVLINVERAQIDSSEGEALIDIPDDACSVVKEGLSRLGASVRVLEDVISLDESRCIDCGACISICPQEVFSFDEDWKLVVSGERCVLCGRCIEICPQRALSQKGEG; encoded by the coding sequence ATGAAGCTGATCGTGACCTTTTCCCGGAAAGCAGGGAAGAAACCGATAATCGCCCAGGTGGTCCGCGATACAGGTGTCCTGATCAACGTGGAGCGGGCGCAGATCGATTCATCCGAGGGCGAGGCGCTCATCGACATTCCTGACGATGCCTGCAGCGTGGTGAAGGAGGGGTTGTCCCGCCTCGGGGCATCGGTCCGCGTGCTAGAAGATGTCATCTCGCTTGACGAGAGCCGTTGCATTGATTGCGGAGCCTGTATCAGTATCTGCCCCCAGGAAGTATTCTCGTTCGATGAGGACTGGAAGCTCGTGGTCAGCGGGGAACGCTGCGTTCTGTGTGGTCGCTGCATCGAGATCTGTCCGCAACGGGCGCTTTCGCAGAAAGGGGAGGGGTAA
- a CDS encoding ATP-grasp domain-containing protein yields MGLKVLVAGFSTRHVAQSAFAAGYEVYAVDHFSDRDLSLYTRESVRFDEIDGILPAVEEMARRHAPDIVIATSGAELLPSRNLYGTAPEKVQRFLDKLTTHQFFDEIGVRTPMLLSPHRFPAMLKPRRGSGGWRNRIVSSATELEAWRAEFNDPPALAEEVVSGAPCSVCCIADGTRAVAIAANRQMLRGSGSASYGYCGSVTPFLDPRHNALIQVAERIASASGCVGTLGIDFIAGDELYAIEINPRFQATLDTVEMATGINLFSLHLAACRGSLPAKKPSCLQVSARKILFADRSFTMHRDLSRLAPIVSDIPWPGTAFEEGQAVISVYGWGSTEGEAMRLLHKHFQTVRQYTDGRLYG; encoded by the coding sequence ATGGGATTGAAGGTGCTGGTGGCCGGGTTTTCCACCCGCCATGTGGCCCAGTCCGCGTTTGCTGCCGGTTACGAAGTATACGCCGTCGATCATTTCTCCGACCGGGACCTCTCTTTATATACCAGGGAGAGCGTCCGTTTTGACGAAATCGATGGGATATTGCCTGCAGTCGAAGAGATGGCCCGGCGACACGCACCCGACATCGTGATTGCCACATCAGGCGCCGAGCTGCTGCCATCCCGGAACCTCTATGGAACAGCTCCTGAAAAGGTGCAAAGGTTCCTCGATAAATTGACAACCCACCAATTCTTCGATGAAATCGGGGTCCGCACGCCCATGCTGCTCTCCCCTCACCGTTTTCCCGCGATGCTGAAGCCCCGGCGCGGTTCGGGCGGCTGGAGGAACCGGATTGTCAGTTCCGCCACCGAGCTTGAAGCCTGGCGGGCGGAGTTCAACGACCCCCCGGCGCTTGCCGAGGAAGTAGTCTCCGGGGCACCCTGTTCGGTCTGCTGCATTGCGGACGGCACCCGTGCGGTTGCCATCGCAGCGAACCGCCAGATGCTCAGGGGATCGGGTAGTGCTTCATATGGCTACTGCGGGTCGGTCACCCCTTTTCTCGACCCCCGCCACAATGCGCTGATCCAGGTTGCAGAACGAATTGCTTCGGCAAGCGGTTGTGTCGGGACGCTGGGCATAGATTTTATCGCCGGGGACGAGCTGTATGCCATCGAGATAAACCCCCGGTTCCAGGCAACGCTCGACACGGTCGAGATGGCTACCGGTATCAATCTCTTCTCTCTCCACCTTGCGGCATGCAGGGGGAGTCTTCCGGCAAAAAAACCATCCTGCCTGCAGGTATCAGCACGCAAGATACTCTTCGCAGATCGCTCCTTCACCATGCATAGGGACCTCTCCCGGCTCGCACCCATTGTCTCGGACATTCCCTGGCCTGGAACCGCATTTGAGGAGGGGCAGGCTGTCATTAGCGTCTACGGTTGGGGGTCGACCGAAGGGGAGGCGATGCGTCTCCTGCACAAGCATTTTCAGACAGTCCGTCAATATACAGATGGAAGGCTTTATGGATGA
- a CDS encoding AAA family ATPase encodes MMRELTVEELRNRYDSKLVECKTTAELQPLSEIIGQKRAIKALDFGLNIPEKWFNVFVSGIHGTGRKTAVLKFLDELAKTKPKGNDWVYVNNFGNPYVPNAISLPPGKGKEFQEDMAIFISEAKRIIPKIFESEDYSAKREAVIHGIEEERAQLFAWINESANTKGFIVKPGPEGLLTIPVKNGKPLQQEEFQALPGEEQAEFQEKRQELLADLRTMYRKVRDLDEKEQEAVDSLNQEVALNATGHRVAVLKDKYHGIDPLLTYIESVQKDIVDNLPQFIPESPQQHPAGQVQQQLQHPLVRELVFRKYEVNVIVDNSGLMGAPVVFEQNPTYQNLFGKIEKEVEFGVVTTDFTMIRPGAIHMANGGYLVIMAEDLLRNQFSWDGLKTALKTGKVIIEEPGERMGFIAAKGIKPDPIPLSVKVVLIGTPLINQMLYTQDPDFSELFKVKAEFDTVMDRTEENARQYASFICTLCRESNLKHLDSPAVAQIIEYGSRLANDQQKLSTRFSLVSDIIREAGYYATMEHAENTTKEHVEKAIEEKLYRSALIQEKIQEFITRGFFLIDTEGERVGQINGLSVMSGGDIEFGRPSRVTASIGVGRSGIMDIEREAALGGPTHTKGVLILAGYMNNKYAQDKPLSLSARLVFEQSYEGVDGDSASSTELYSILSALSGLPVNQAIAVTGSVNQKGDIQAIGGVNEKIEGYFEVCKARGLTGKQGVMIPASNVQNLMRKEEILEAAKNKKFAIYTVNTIDEGIEVLTGVKAGTRQQDGTFEKDTVNYMVNQRLEEMAETIKEYPAALK; translated from the coding sequence ATGATGAGGGAATTAACTGTTGAAGAGCTCAGGAACCGTTACGATTCCAAGCTGGTGGAATGCAAGACTACTGCAGAGTTACAACCGCTCAGCGAGATCATCGGGCAGAAGAGAGCCATCAAGGCGCTCGACTTCGGTCTGAACATCCCAGAGAAATGGTTCAACGTTTTCGTATCCGGAATCCATGGAACCGGGCGGAAAACAGCGGTGTTAAAATTTCTCGATGAACTGGCGAAGACAAAACCGAAGGGAAATGACTGGGTATATGTCAACAATTTCGGGAATCCCTACGTACCAAACGCCATCTCTCTTCCTCCCGGGAAAGGAAAAGAGTTCCAGGAGGATATGGCAATTTTCATCTCCGAGGCAAAGCGGATTATCCCAAAAATCTTCGAGAGCGAGGATTACTCGGCAAAACGAGAAGCCGTCATCCATGGGATCGAAGAAGAGAGAGCCCAGTTGTTTGCATGGATAAATGAAAGTGCGAACACAAAGGGCTTCATCGTCAAACCCGGTCCTGAGGGACTTCTGACCATCCCTGTCAAGAATGGAAAACCGCTCCAGCAGGAGGAATTTCAGGCCCTTCCTGGAGAGGAGCAGGCAGAATTTCAGGAGAAGCGACAGGAACTCCTGGCAGACTTACGAACCATGTACCGGAAGGTCCGTGACCTTGACGAGAAAGAGCAAGAGGCTGTTGATTCCTTAAACCAGGAGGTCGCCCTCAATGCCACCGGCCATCGTGTCGCGGTGCTCAAGGACAAGTACCACGGCATTGATCCCCTCCTCACTTACATCGAATCAGTCCAGAAGGATATCGTGGACAATCTGCCCCAGTTCATACCTGAATCCCCGCAGCAACATCCAGCTGGGCAGGTCCAGCAACAGTTACAGCACCCTCTCGTAAGGGAACTCGTATTCAGGAAATACGAGGTGAACGTGATTGTCGATAACTCCGGACTAATGGGAGCACCGGTTGTGTTTGAGCAGAACCCGACCTACCAGAACCTCTTTGGAAAAATTGAAAAGGAGGTCGAGTTCGGGGTGGTTACCACGGATTTTACCATGATCCGGCCTGGGGCCATTCACATGGCCAATGGAGGGTACCTGGTGATAATGGCCGAAGACCTCCTGAGGAACCAGTTCTCATGGGATGGCCTGAAAACAGCACTCAAGACAGGGAAGGTTATCATTGAAGAGCCAGGGGAGCGGATGGGGTTCATCGCCGCCAAGGGGATCAAACCCGACCCCATCCCTCTCAGTGTAAAGGTCGTGCTCATAGGAACCCCTCTGATAAACCAGATGCTGTATACCCAGGATCCGGATTTTTCAGAACTGTTCAAGGTCAAGGCCGAGTTTGACACGGTCATGGACCGCACCGAAGAGAATGCCAGACAGTACGCTTCGTTCATTTGCACCCTGTGCCGGGAATCCAACCTGAAACATCTCGACAGTCCTGCGGTCGCGCAAATCATTGAATACGGATCCCGCCTGGCCAATGATCAGCAGAAGCTTTCCACCCGGTTCTCGCTTGTTTCGGACATCATCCGGGAGGCAGGTTACTATGCCACGATGGAGCATGCAGAAAACACAACGAAAGAACATGTTGAAAAAGCAATCGAAGAGAAACTGTACCGTTCCGCATTGATCCAGGAGAAAATACAGGAATTCATCACGAGGGGATTCTTCCTCATCGATACCGAGGGAGAGAGGGTAGGACAGATCAACGGTCTCTCGGTGATGAGCGGCGGGGACATCGAGTTCGGCCGCCCGTCGCGGGTGACGGCCAGCATCGGGGTCGGCCGGAGCGGCATTATGGATATCGAGCGCGAAGCAGCTCTGGGAGGGCCGACACATACCAAAGGAGTCCTTATCCTGGCAGGCTACATGAATAACAAATATGCGCAGGACAAGCCGCTCAGTCTTTCCGCACGCCTGGTTTTCGAGCAGAGCTACGAAGGGGTGGATGGAGATAGCGCCTCGAGCACGGAGCTTTATTCAATCCTTTCTGCGCTCTCTGGACTTCCAGTCAACCAGGCAATCGCTGTCACAGGGTCGGTGAACCAGAAAGGCGATATTCAAGCCATCGGCGGGGTAAATGAAAAGATAGAAGGTTATTTCGAGGTTTGCAAGGCAAGAGGCCTGACGGGAAAGCAGGGTGTCATGATTCCGGCAAGCAACGTCCAGAACCTCATGCGCAAAGAGGAGATCCTGGAAGCGGCGAAAAATAAGAAATTTGCCATATACACCGTGAACACCATCGATGAAGGAATCGAAGTGCTAACCGGGGTGAAAGCAGGAACACGCCAGCAAGACGGGACCTTTGAGAAAGATACCGTGAATTATATGGTCAACCAGCGGCTCGAGGAAATGGCAGAAACGATCAAGGAATATCCTGCCGCTTTGAAATAA
- a CDS encoding transcription factor codes for MDEILENPAIKAYLLRLIGEEGINLLEKFPQEGEWSDEQLAAQTGINLNSVRHSLYTLYEKRLAEYRRIKNNETGWLTYLWHLRMDMIYEVIQDDLETILEKLEARERFEEENDFYICKACSMHYTFNQAFDFEFICPSCDQTLEHFDNEILLRALKKRIEAIKETLGHA; via the coding sequence ATGGATGAGATCCTGGAAAATCCGGCTATAAAAGCATATCTGCTCAGGTTGATCGGCGAGGAGGGGATCAACCTCCTGGAAAAATTCCCACAGGAGGGCGAGTGGAGCGATGAACAGCTCGCTGCCCAGACCGGCATCAATCTCAATTCCGTCCGACACTCCCTCTATACACTATACGAGAAACGCCTTGCAGAATACCGGAGAATCAAGAACAACGAAACCGGATGGCTCACCTATCTCTGGCACCTGCGGATGGACATGATCTATGAGGTCATACAGGACGATCTCGAGACCATTCTCGAGAAACTCGAGGCGCGGGAGCGGTTTGAGGAAGAGAACGATTTTTACATTTGCAAGGCCTGCAGCATGCACTATACCTTCAACCAGGCCTTCGACTTCGAATTTATCTGCCCATCATGCGATCAGACGCTGGAGCACTTCGATAATGAGATCCTGCTGCGTGCCCTCAAGAAACGTATCGAGGCGATAAAAGAGACGCTCGGGCATGCCTGA
- a CDS encoding 2'-5' RNA ligase family protein — MRSVCSRRRRARRRGTRRPATYLILARIHDHGIATLASRFTEITPARSGETRAPHVTLFGPFGLPAGSPDSILLDRIREAASGTEAVTCMIGDPLWLRGRKGMAITLSLAPDTNMVGLYRKLVTALSPETAWCTWIDRPPGSRIFHISLRVSISRSEIHAVRSRVREALQTGREYREGGVAPAIHADGCSSPLTLFRMALLRRGSLWKELDLVRGTWLSRAEAFNPDLWVITRREYRISQGLQLTGPVYRTTPGIFVISDLHFGHTNIIRYCHRPFSSVIEMDTVLLDNWNFTVRPDDLVIYLGDLRYGRGAPPADHFLNRLQGNITSIIGNHDDPLPGAVPSLMVTCQDIPFLCIHNPGEVPEDSHGWVIHGHIHNNDLERYPFINGEQRTINVSAELVKYAPVSLDEIASFVRAIRPGEKAATLDEARRLRDSRPG, encoded by the coding sequence ATGAGAAGCGTCTGTTCCAGGCGACGGAGAGCGAGACGACGTGGCACCCGTAGACCGGCCACGTATCTCATCCTGGCACGCATTCACGACCACGGCATCGCAACCCTGGCATCGCGCTTTACCGAGATAACCCCGGCCCGCTCAGGAGAGACTAGGGCGCCCCATGTCACCCTGTTTGGCCCATTTGGGCTTCCTGCCGGATCTCCCGATTCCATCCTTTTGGACCGCATCAGGGAGGCAGCGTCCGGGACTGAGGCCGTCACCTGCATGATCGGCGACCCGCTCTGGTTGAGAGGACGGAAAGGGATGGCTATCACCCTCTCTCTTGCTCCGGATACTAACATGGTTGGTCTCTACCGCAAACTCGTCACCGCCCTGTCCCCTGAGACAGCATGGTGTACCTGGATCGACCGGCCTCCCGGCTCCCGGATCTTCCACATCTCACTCCGGGTCTCAATCTCGCGGAGCGAGATCCATGCGGTTCGAAGCAGGGTCCGGGAGGCGTTGCAAACCGGCCGGGAATACAGGGAGGGCGGGGTGGCCCCGGCCATCCATGCCGATGGATGCAGCTCTCCGCTGACACTGTTCCGGATGGCACTACTGCGGCGGGGAAGTCTCTGGAAGGAATTAGACCTTGTCCGTGGAACCTGGCTTTCCCGGGCAGAGGCTTTCAACCCAGATCTCTGGGTTATTACCCGCCGTGAGTATAGAATTTCACAGGGATTACAGCTCACCGGGCCGGTATACCGGACAACGCCGGGTATTTTCGTGATCTCAGACCTCCACTTTGGTCATACCAACATCATCCGCTACTGCCACCGGCCATTCTCATCAGTCATCGAGATGGATACCGTGCTCCTTGACAACTGGAACTTCACCGTGCGGCCGGACGACCTGGTCATTTACCTGGGCGATCTCCGGTATGGCAGGGGCGCTCCGCCTGCCGATCACTTTCTGAACCGGCTGCAAGGAAACATCACTTCTATCATAGGGAACCATGACGACCCGCTACCCGGCGCTGTCCCCTCCCTCATGGTCACCTGCCAGGACATCCCCTTTCTCTGTATCCACAATCCCGGTGAGGTGCCGGAGGACTCCCATGGATGGGTGATTCACGGGCACATCCATAACAATGATCTGGAACGTTATCCTTTCATCAACGGTGAGCAGCGGACAATCAATGTAAGCGCCGAGCTCGTGAAGTATGCCCCCGTAAGCCTCGATGAGATTGCTTCCTTTGTCCGCGCCATCCGCCCCGGGGAGAAGGCGGCTACTCTCGATGAGGCCCGGAGACTGCGGGACTCCCGGCCCGGATAA
- a CDS encoding regulator of amino acid metabolism, contains ACT domain protein — MWSDIIREFSDSPSQGRVARFLLENGFGVNGKGRITCNSIEIPATHIAKAIGTDRRVVDATARRILNAPPLREVFTNIRATPDLSQLTVPLGLSSITILPQDAREKGIVSAAVGVVSGKNLTIRQIFVTDPQLSEEPRLVIIVEGEIPGEVIEAIRKLPQVKQVIL, encoded by the coding sequence ATGTGGTCGGATATCATCAGGGAATTTTCAGACTCCCCCTCGCAGGGCCGAGTGGCACGGTTCCTGCTCGAGAATGGTTTCGGGGTGAACGGGAAGGGCAGGATCACCTGCAACAGCATCGAGATCCCTGCCACTCATATCGCCAAAGCCATCGGGACAGACCGGAGAGTGGTCGATGCGACGGCCCGGCGGATCCTCAATGCACCGCCTCTCCGGGAGGTCTTCACCAACATCCGTGCCACCCCGGACCTTTCGCAGCTCACCGTCCCCCTGGGGCTCTCATCCATCACCATACTCCCGCAGGATGCCCGGGAAAAGGGCATCGTCAGCGCGGCGGTAGGGGTGGTGTCTGGCAAGAACCTCACCATCCGGCAGATCTTCGTGACCGACCCCCAGCTCTCAGAGGAGCCGCGCCTGGTCATCATTGTCGAGGGTGAGATACCGGGAGAAGTAATCGAAGCCATCCGGAAGCTACCCCAGGTAAAGCAGGTTATCCTCTAA